The Elusimicrobiales bacterium genome includes the window GCTGAATCGGAAATCCACGGGTTAAAGCAAAAGCATTTCGGCAGAACGGATATTATTCTGCGTTCATACGATATACGCAAGCAAAAAGGTAATTTTGCCTGTCTGGTGGACAAGGAGAAACGGCTGTCTTTCTATTCGGATTTGGACGATACTATGACAACCCTGAAATACACTCTTATCGCGGCAACCATAAACAAACTCGCGTTCAAGAGGCAATACCGTTCCCCTGATAACCCGTACCATCTGTGTTTCCGTTTCGTGCTGGAAAGAGCCATGATGTTCATCGGCAGCAAAAAAGAAACCATGATGTTTCGCATAGAATCGCGTGAAACACACAACGACAAGGAATTGGCAGATGTGTATGACAACTTCAGAC containing:
- a CDS encoding DUF3800 domain-containing protein yields the protein MFLDESGDHSLEKIDASYPMFVLVGCIFDFDYYNTTAESEIHGLKQKHFGRTDIILRSYDIRKQKGNFACLVDKEKRLSFYSDLDDTMTTLKYTLIAATINKLAFKRQYRSPDNPYHLCFRFVLERAMMFIGSKKETMMFRIESRETHNDKELADVYDNFRQGNKWFAKSEIQAKLLDLSFNQKSQNVAGMQIADLAAYPIGRKVLNPQRDNLAFDIIKPKIYSKSGNDYGLKTFP